The following DNA comes from Miscanthus floridulus cultivar M001 chromosome 5, ASM1932011v1, whole genome shotgun sequence.
gtgaaggtcttcttcacttgaagaatcatcccatgaccatattgatgtgagagctttgtccttgcatgcctttttctttgtcttgggtgtgggcttgtttggacaaactttcataaagtgccccaactcgccgcatccatagcatcctttctttctttgctcatttctttgattggtgaagatgaaatcttgaatttggatgggcgcacccttgatattgagcctttggatcatcttctctaccttgttaataagtttgattgattcttcattaaggttggaggtggaggaggaagattgatcatcatcacttgaatcatcatcatcatcatcatcctcatcttcttcttcatcttcacttgaggagcctgagcttgagcttgtctcaacttgcttgccctttatcttctttttctcactacatgtgagagctttgcctttgcttgatgaagatgcttcttcttgacccatcttgcatgacatttcaaatgccactatcttaccaatgactatggctagggtcatggtgctcaagtcctccatattgagaagaatggtgatgatgctttcatatttcttttgtggtagcacggagatgatcttcctcacgatgtccgcatcatctagctttattaatcctattgaatggagctcattgataattagattcaaacgagaatatatATCACcaataagctcatcatcatttatttcaaaggaatcataattttgtttagctaggcaatgtttttgctcacgtaCATTAGTTGTGTCGTCATGGAGcccttggagttttaaccaaattttatgtgccgtatttaaagtgaacacttagttaaacacatccatgctaaaagattcaaacaatcaattcttagctctagcattgaaataaatttcttttcttcactctttgtgggtttatcgggattcttaatgggtttcatcctatcacgagtgactctccaaacacccaaatctaccgcctcaaggtgataagccattctagctttatagtaggagaagttagtgccgtcaaagtgcggaggcctagaggtatccatcccaaccactctaactagcgtcggctcaacggcgatgaagccaaaggtccaaattgggccaaccggctctggtaccaattaaaaggagaccgtgacgcctaagagggggatgaattaggcaacttaaaactctaactctaaactatggcctctttttctaaccttagcaaaacctatgcaaaatataaatcatctaaatgtgcaactacggttttgctagtgtgttgctatctctatcgcaaaatgagttatgcaaacaatataaatgcggaagctaaagagtaaggtagatatatgcaaacttccatcgatgactctggtatttttaccaaggtatcgagaagcgcgtaagcttccccctagtcctcgttggagcccctcacaagaaatccctcgcaagggccaagctatCGGTCGGGTATCTCCTTGGATAgactcgggccttccccatgcataAGTGAGTCTTCGacatgccttctggcaagcctctcccgaatgcttcccgctgtcttcactatcaagctttcggctgaaacgccgcgggccttgttccctccggtacatgatgacggccacaccacaaacgcggttggtgtgatttcgcaagactacaagcccctccgatgtacaacaatagtgcgtgcaagcaccgagtggtaagaggtatgtaaacctcactaaacactagacctaaacctagagcaagtgcataagcggtggtctaatcaacctaagcacttcgcaaagtacctatgctaatcacctaatgaatcactaagcactatgcaagtggagatcactaaaatagtgtaacaacacccttggtatgtttcctcagctcaacacttctcaaatggctggttggggtctatttataagccccactgagaaagtagtcgttggggacgaaaccaacttttctgctactgatcgaacgctgatcacgtcctgactggacgcgtccggtcgtgccgACCATTGGAGCacgcgcgttgatcggactcagcttagagtccggtcatcatcgaccggacgtgtccggtcgcgttggcgtcgctctggaacctctctggaatcgatcagACGCTACACttcgtgcgtccggtcgtccagtcTACTGTAtccggtcacgctgaaaacacTGCCGTGATGGTGAACAGTGTCACTGGTGCATCCGGTAACTTGCTTcgctcaacgtccggtcatagctgccgacgcctgctgttgcctggCACCTGATCGGGGCGTCCGGTCACTGAtagggcagcgtccggtcacctctgccgagctcatttcttcgcgatcttgcgtccggcttggtttcaatcttcgtgcttggactttgcttgaccttgtatgtcttctatgcatcttcacatgtctttcttgaggtgttgatcatcggatcatcacgtcgccttcgtccaagtcacgttttgcatcctattgaactataaaacaatcacttataaatccattagtccaatttagttgtgttggtcatcaaacaccaaaatccaaagtaaatgggcctagggtcaatTTTTCTTACGATCTATATTTACATCGGCAGAAGTATGGTTCTCCTCTAACCGGACCAAGGTGTTCTGCTATCATCGTGCTCATTGGTTCAAGTCATTGTGTTGCCTCTCTTGTTGTAACCATAGAGTTACAAGTTAGTTCTTGGGATGGAAATTCCCAAAAGTTTGTACTTTGGTTTTAATGCTTAATATATTTGAGTTCTTATAAAAAAATGATAAGAAAGGTAACTCACTGTTCCTCATTGCTCGTTAATTAGGCAGCTCACTGTACAGTGTACACCTCGTCGTGGAGGCAACTAGACCACTGATGGGCTTCGGTCTAGCTAACAAGCCACGTAGGCGGCCCATAATAAAGTGAAATTTACGAGGGGCCCAACACCAAGGGGTGCCGTGGCCGTGTGAGTCTCGCCGCGCCTGCCGCCTCCACGCAGCTCCTCTCTCTTCCTGGTCCAGGGGCCTCCACGACTTCCCTTCCCATGGCGTCCAGGGATCTCCGGCGCCTGCTCGACGGCGTCGCCCTCGTCGCGCGCGAGGCCACGCGGGGCACCTCCCCGCGCGACGCCCTCAGGTCCGCGCTCCTTGCCGCCACCGACCTCGCCGGCCTCACCAGAGGCAAcccgcgccgcccgccgcccccTCCAGGCGCAGGGCCGCTGCCCGCCACCGAATCCTCCCGCCCCTCCTCCGTCGTGTACTTCTCCCACGATGACGCCACGACAACGCCGCAAGATCATGCACTCGAGCGGCCCCCGCCCCCGCTGGCGCAAGATGCCCCGCACCCCGCGCGGACGCAGGAGACCGTCGAAACTGGTACAACCGTCGCCGTCGCAGCTGAACCTGCTGCCGTCGCGGCGGACAGGCCCGAAGCCGCGGCGCCTCCTCCTGAGCCCTTGCCTTTGCCCTCAGCGGCGCCTGGGGAGAAGAGGCGGCGGCTGCGGGAACGGAAGGTTCCATCCACGCCCTTTACCAGAGCACTCGGGTAAGCTATCGAACTCATATCCATTCAACTGAAATTTAAAATAATGCACGTTCTTTTCAGTTTGAGTCTATGCTCCGTCTGAATTGGAGAGATGATGAATGAATTGTGTTGTTTTTTTGGTGATGTGCTGGAAAATTAAGGTTTGCAGGACTGGGCGCCGGGCTAGCGTGGGGTACTCTTCAGGAGTCAGCTCGTCGGGTGATGTATGGCACCCCGGTGGACACAGAGGGCAAGCGGTCAGCTCTCTCCCCATTCTTGTCTGATCAGAATGCCGAGCGTGTTGCGCTTGCGCTCTGCAGGATGCGGGGAGCAGCGCTCAAGGTGGGGCAGATGCTGAGCATCCAGGACGAATCCCTTGTACCTCCACCGGTAGTATCTCAATTCTGATGCCACAGTTTTGGTCCATCCTTTTGTTTGATGCTTCATTTGCCATAGCCTTGTGATGTCCAAGTGTATTCGAAGTGATCTTTGGTCAACTTAATGTAGGTGTTGGCAGCTCTTGATATTGTTCGTCAAGGTGCTGATGTTATGCCAAGGAAGCAGCTAAATTCAGTCCTTGATGCCGAGCTAGGTCCTGACTGGAACTCCAAGTTGAGGAGTTTTGACTATGAACCGCTAGCTGCAGCTAGCATCGGGCAGGTTGGTTCCGCAGAGAAAGTTGCCCTATCTATGCTAGAAAGTTCACTAATTGTGAAATTTGAGCATTCACCTCAGCACTCTATTATACTAAATATGTTGTTGGGTGCTGCTCTCACTGTTAAGCCATATCCTTTGCTTATATATCATTTCTTCTTAATTTTAACCAGGTCCATCGAGCGGTTTTGAAGGATGGATCAGATGTTGTCATGAAAATACAATACCCTGGGGTTGCAGATAGTATAGAAAGTGATATTGAAAATGTTAGGCTACTTCTAACTTACACAAACCTCATTCCTAAAGGTCTTTTTCTTGATAGAGCTATGAAGGTAAATCTTTTCCTTCATTATTTTGATAGAAATATTTATTATTCATTCTGTTCTTTTTTTCCTCATCCTATTTCTGCCTGCTGTCTCAGCACACTTTTgcttttttttattctttctgtCAAAATTATAATTGTTGTGCAAACATAGACTAGATACTGTGAAGTGCTGCACATATGAGTATGTTATAAGCTTCTTTTCTGTATGACATGAACAATGGTTGGTCTTTACTTAATATACAAATGAAAAGAAAACCCAAAAAGATTTATGGAATTTTCAGTAGTCACATCAAGCAAGTTGCTGTCTACTGGTCTATATTGATATTTTCTATGTTTCATCTTATATTCTGGTAACAGAGTAAAAAACACTTTGATAAACGTAAAGAAATAAGCTCTTTGATATTCATGTTATACAATTCAGGTGGCAAAGCAGGAGCTGGCAAGGGAGTGTGATTATGTGCTAGAAGCAAGTAACCAGAAGCGTTACAAAGAATTGCTATGTGATGGTGATGGCTATTATGTCCCAAAGGTCATTGATCAATTGTCTAGCAAGAAAGTGCTGACCTCAGAGTTTGTTCCAGGTATTTCTACTTTTGAGTAATAAtgctatgattttttttttgccttgtATTTATTGTTTGATGTTACCAGTTAATAACAATGACAATTTGCTGAGCTCTGCTCAACTAAAAATTGTAATAATCCCAGAAATTTGCATGGGATCCTTGTGAATGTGGCTTATCCATTTCAACTTCCTTGTGTATACATTGATCATGAGTGTGTGTTTGTGTGAGGTTTCCTACCTCTTCCATTGCCAGCACTAACTGTACAACCAAAGAGAGAGGTGAGGATGTTTGTTATGGAGTTTATGAAGCCTGGTTATTTTGCAGTATGGATTCAAACATATATTTGTTGCTGTGCTTTGTAATTCATACAGTTTTTTCATGAATTGAATCAGTATATGTTTACTGAAGATCCTAACAGCTTTATCTACTTGCTGGTTTAGGGGTTCCTATCGATAAGGTGGCTCAGTTAAGCCAGGAAACCCGCAATTATGTTGGTTGTAAACTGCTTGAGCTTACAATAAAGGAGTTGTTTGTCTTCAGATTCATGCAGGCATGTGCCACCTGTCATCCCATCTGCTAAATTCCTAAATAACTAGTAGTTAGAGTTGACTGGTTGTATAATTAACATCATGGTAAAATTCCATCAAATTTATAATTTGTGGTGATGTCAACACTGAAAACCTTTCGATTAAACTACTCATTTTTGCTGATCTTTAGTTACTACTACTTTGCTGCAGACTGATCCAAATTGGAGTAATTTTCTGTACGATGATGCTACAAGGAAATTTAATCTGATTGACTTTGGAGCAGCCCGTGATTTTCCAAAACACTTTGTAGATGATTATCTACGAATGGTATGAAATGACAATTACTGCATACTTCAATTGTCTCAGAGTCCAGAGTCCATTATCAGAATTTTTCCAAAACACTTTGTAGATGGTTGGTATCTGATTTGTTCTATTGTTTCTTAGGTAGTTGCCTGTGCAAATAGAGATCGGACTCGTGTCTTAGAGATGTCCCGCAGACTCGGATTCCTTACTGGCATGGAACCAGAAGTTATGCTGGATGCTCATGTCCAAGCAGCCTTTATGGTTGGTGTGCCGTTCTCAAAGTCAGGTGGTCACGATTTTCGAGCGAATAATATCACACATAGTGTTTCCAATCTGGGGGCTACCATGTTGAAGCACAGGCTGACCCCACCACCGGATGAAGTGTACAGCCTCCATAGAAAGCTGTCAGGTGCATTTCTTGCCTGCATCAAGATTGGGGCAGTTGTACCCTGCAGAGAGATCCTGTTCCAAGTTTATGAGCAATATAATTTCAGTGACGACCATTCAGATGTAGCATCTAGTGCTGGATAGTAGCATCAAAGAAATCTTGATTTTTGATGTCTCGTGTAACTGAAATAGTTCCTTGTCGGCTGCAGCTCATTTTTCCGAGAGCTTGGCAGTCACTCACTCGTAATTGGTGTCAAACGAATGTAAAAGACCTTATTCTGGGTTTGGGTTGTCAATAGTGGTGGTATTATTTGCGCAGTTTCTTAGTGGAGGAATAAAGACACATGGACCAAAGTTTAATTTTTGTTGAGTATTTTTAACAGAGTTTATGCTGTGACTGTTTTATAATCATAGTCACAGAAAATAGTGTCGAAGGCATCGACCATGTAAAAACCTATTACAAGCAGTGGTACTACGTTTCTTGACCTCATTTTCTACCTCGTTGATCTGGGGACTTTGTGACTATGTTTATAATTCCTGAGAAATTGGTTGGTGAAAATTCTTGCAGAGGCTATG
Coding sequences within:
- the LOC136452106 gene encoding protein ABC transporter 1, mitochondrial-like isoform X2 yields the protein MTPRQRRKIMHSSGPRPRWRKMPRTPRGRRRPSKLVQPSPSQLNLLPSRRTGPKPRRLLLSPCLCPQRRLGRRGGGCGNGRFHPRPLPEHSGLGAGLAWGTLQESARRVMYGTPVDTEGKRSALSPFLSDQNAERVALALCRMRGAALKVGQMLSIQDESLVPPPVLAALDIVRQGADVMPRKQLNSVLDAELGPDWNSKLRSFDYEPLAAASIGQVHRAVLKDGSDVVMKIQYPGVADSIESDIENVRLLLTYTNLIPKGLFLDRAMKVAKQELARECDYVLEASNQKRYKELLCDGDGYYVPKVIDQLSSKKVLTSEFVPGVPIDKVAQLSQETRNYVGCKLLELTIKELFVFRFMQTDPNWSNFLYDDATRKFNLIDFGAARDFPKHFVDDYLRMVVACANRDRTRVLEMSRRLGFLTGMEPEVMLDAHVQAAFMVGVPFSKSGGHDFRANNITHSVSNLGATMLKHRLTPPPDEVYSLHRKLSGAFLACIKIGAVVPCREILFQVYEQYNFSDDHSDVASSAG
- the LOC136452106 gene encoding protein ABC transporter 1, mitochondrial-like isoform X1; this translates as MASRDLRRLLDGVALVAREATRGTSPRDALRSALLAATDLAGLTRGNPRRPPPPPGAGPLPATESSRPSSVVYFSHDDATTTPQDHALERPPPPLAQDAPHPARTQETVETGTTVAVAAEPAAVAADRPEAAAPPPEPLPLPSAAPGEKRRRLRERKVPSTPFTRALGFAGLGAGLAWGTLQESARRVMYGTPVDTEGKRSALSPFLSDQNAERVALALCRMRGAALKVGQMLSIQDESLVPPPVLAALDIVRQGADVMPRKQLNSVLDAELGPDWNSKLRSFDYEPLAAASIGQVHRAVLKDGSDVVMKIQYPGVADSIESDIENVRLLLTYTNLIPKGLFLDRAMKVAKQELARECDYVLEASNQKRYKELLCDGDGYYVPKVIDQLSSKKVLTSEFVPGVPIDKVAQLSQETRNYVGCKLLELTIKELFVFRFMQTDPNWSNFLYDDATRKFNLIDFGAARDFPKHFVDDYLRMVVACANRDRTRVLEMSRRLGFLTGMEPEVMLDAHVQAAFMVGVPFSKSGGHDFRANNITHSVSNLGATMLKHRLTPPPDEVYSLHRKLSGAFLACIKIGAVVPCREILFQVYEQYNFSDDHSDVASSAG